Proteins encoded within one genomic window of Humulus lupulus chromosome 1, drHumLupu1.1, whole genome shotgun sequence:
- the LOC133818870 gene encoding major allergen Pru ar 1-like, with translation MGVTIFKQEFASLVPPKRMFKALILDSHNLIHKLMPQAIESIEILQGEGGVGTIKQINFAKGTRYSYMKHRIDSLDVENFKCKYTLIEGDVLSKEIEYIDYEVEFEKDLSGGLGCVCKMRSEYHTFQGFEINEEEIRTGKNRAIGMYKVVEAYLFENPAAYDDH, from the exons atGGGTGTCACCATTTTTAAGCAAGAATTTGCAAGTCTTGTGCCTCCAAAAAGGATGTTCAAGGCACTAATCCTTGATTCCCACAACCTCATCCACAAGCTCATGCCTCAGGCCATCGAAAGCATCGAAATTCTCCAAGGCGAGGGTGGCGTTGGCACCATCAAGCAAATCAATTTTGCTAAGG GTACTCGTTACAGTTATATGAAGCATAGGATTGATAGTCTTGATGTGGAGAATTTTAAGTGCAAGTATACTCTAATAGAAGGAGATGTGTTGTCAAAGGAGATTGAGTATATTGATTATGAAGTGGAGTTTGAGAAGGATTTAAGTGGAGGGTTGGGATGTGTTTGTAAGATGAGAAGTGAGTACCATACATTTCAAGGGTTTGAGATCAATGAAGAAGAAATAAGGACTGGTAAAAATAGAGCTATTGGTATGTACAAAGTTGTTGAAGCTTACCTATTTGAGAATCCAGCTGCTTATGATGATCATTAG
- the LOC133818945 gene encoding uncharacterized protein LOC133818945, which produces MSEARGGGGSCYYSVLGICKQATASEIRDAYRTLALKWHPDRWTKDPKVAGEAKKRFQTIQEAYSVLSDKGKRAIYDAGLFGFLEDDDDQGFCDFMQEMVFLMQSEKSQEKNSLEDLKGLIVNMINETDYNSASSRKKIRMCI; this is translated from the exons ATGTCGGAAGCCAGAGGAGGAGGCGGCTCCTGCTATTATTCTGTTCTGGGAATATGCAAACAGGCCACTGCCTCTGAAATTCGTGACGCTTATCGTACACTTGCTCtg AAATGGCATCCAGATAGGTGGACGAAGGACCCAAAAGTTGCAGGAGAAGCCAAGAAGAGATTTCAGACCATTCAAGAAGCCTATTCAG TCTTATCAGATAAAGGAAAAAGAGCCATATACGACGCCGGATTGTTTGGGTTCCTTGAAGACGACGATGACCAA GGGTTTTGTGATTTCATGCAAGAAATGGTTTTCTTGATGCAGAGCGAGAAAAGTCAG GAGAAGAATAGCTTGGAAGATCTTAAGGGGTTGATAGTGAATATGATAAATGAGACTGACTACAATTCTGCAAGTTCCAGGAAGAAGATTCGTATGTGTATCTAG